The Bacillota bacterium genome has a segment encoding these proteins:
- the xseA gene encoding exodeoxyribonuclease VII large subunit — MQILQVRELTRLVKGLLEEDPRLGALAVEGEISNFKHHSSGHMYFSLKDEDSVINCVMFARQNFQLGFTPQDGLRVVCFGRIGVYEKRGTYQLYVAQMIEAGEGALQRAFEELKAKLAQEGLFDPTRKRPLPFLPRCVGVVTSPTGAAIRDIISVITRRHPGVRILLSPALVQGEGAPESIVAALELLDAQGLADVVIVGRGGGSLEELWAFNDERVARAIYRCSVPVVSAVGHETDFTIADFVADHRAPTPSAAAEMVVPDSRQLKLRVQDLATRLQGSLGQGLALRRRQLEALEKRRALRLPQDLLDQRYQRLDELYRRLEVAEQRLAMTRTHQLEKLIARLEGLSPLGILARGYAICQDETGGVIRKLAELPAEGVFWIQFSDGRTKARRLS, encoded by the coding sequence GTGCAGATACTCCAGGTAAGAGAACTGACCCGGCTGGTCAAGGGCCTGTTGGAAGAGGATCCCCGCCTGGGGGCGCTGGCCGTGGAAGGTGAGATCTCCAACTTCAAGCACCATAGCTCGGGGCACATGTATTTTTCCTTGAAGGACGAGGACAGTGTAATTAACTGTGTTATGTTTGCCCGACAGAATTTCCAATTGGGCTTCACCCCTCAGGATGGGCTGCGGGTGGTCTGCTTTGGCCGCATCGGTGTCTATGAGAAGCGGGGTACCTACCAGTTGTACGTGGCCCAGATGATTGAAGCGGGCGAAGGGGCGTTACAACGGGCCTTTGAAGAATTGAAGGCAAAACTAGCCCAGGAAGGCCTCTTTGATCCCACGAGGAAACGTCCTCTTCCCTTCCTGCCCCGGTGTGTAGGGGTGGTGACCTCGCCGACGGGCGCGGCGATTCGTGACATTATTAGCGTGATAACCCGGCGGCATCCGGGGGTGCGGATCCTCTTGTCGCCGGCTTTGGTCCAGGGGGAAGGGGCGCCAGAAAGTATTGTGGCGGCCCTGGAGTTGTTAGATGCCCAAGGTCTTGCCGATGTGGTGATCGTCGGGCGAGGTGGTGGCTCCCTGGAGGAACTGTGGGCCTTCAACGATGAACGGGTGGCCCGGGCCATTTATCGGTGCAGTGTACCGGTGGTGTCAGCGGTGGGCCATGAGACCGACTTTACAATCGCGGACTTTGTGGCTGATCACCGGGCGCCCACCCCTTCGGCAGCCGCGGAAATGGTGGTCCCCGACAGCCGACAGTTGAAGCTCAGGGTGCAGGATCTGGCCACCCGTCTGCAGGGGAGTCTTGGCCAGGGGCTGGCGCTTCGCCGGCGGCAGCTGGAGGCCTTGGAGAAAAGGCGGGCTTTAAGGCTACCCCAAGATCTGCTCGACCAACGATACCAGCGGCTGGACGAGCTTTATCGTCGCCTGGAGGTGGCAGAGCAGAGACTGGCGATGACCCGCACCCACCAGCTGGAAAAACTCATCGCCCGGCTGGAGGGCCTCAGCCCCTTAGGGATCCTGGCCCGGGGTTATGCCATCTGTCAGGATGAGACGGGGGGCGTGATTCGAAAACTGGCGGAGTTGCCGGCCGAGGGGGTATTTTGGATTCAGTTTAGCGATGGCCGGACGAAGGCCCGGCGCCTGTCTTGA